A part of Candida albicans SC5314 chromosome 2, complete sequence genomic DNA contains:
- the RFA1 gene encoding replication factor A subunit protein (Putative DNA replication factor A; RNA abundance regulated by cell cycle, tyrosol and cell density), whose translation MSSLQLSKGALKQVFSKEGHDSVQIPMILQITNIKAFDVSPSDSKKFRILVNDGVYSTHGLIDESCSEYIKNNNCQRYAIVQVNAFSIFATSKHFFVIKNFEVLAPTSEKSPNNIIPIDTYFLEHPEENYLTVMKKSESRDRESPVPGVTPPLAQSTNSFKSEVGGGVAAQSKPAGTHRKVSPIETISPYQNNWTIKARVSYKGDLRTWSNSKGEGKVFGFNLLDESDEIKASAFNETAERAHKLLEEGKVYYISKARVAAARKKFNTLSHPYELTFDKDTEITECFDESDVPKLNFNFVKLDQVQNLEANAIIDVLGALKTVFPPFQITAKSTGKVFDRRNILVVDETGFGIELGLWNNTATDFNIEEGTVVAVKGCKVSDYDGRTLSLTQAGSIIPNPGTPESFKLKGWYDNIGIHESFKSLKIDNAGSGGDKISQRISINQALEEHSGSTEKPDYFSIKASVTFCKPENFAYPACPNLVQNADATRPAQVCNKKLVFQDNDGTWRCERCAKTYEEPTWRYVLSCSVTDSTGHMWVTLFNDQAEKLLGIDATELVKKKEQKSEVANQIMNNTLFKEFSLRVKAKQETYNDELKTRYSAAGINELDYASESQFLIKKLDQLLK comes from the coding sequence ATGTCTAGTTTACAATTATCCAAGGGCGCCTTGAAACAAGTGTTTTCAAAGGAAGGTCATGATAGTGTTCAAATTCCAATGATTCTTCAAATCACGAACATTAAAGCTTTTGATGTGCTGCCATCTGATCTGAAGAAGTTCAGAATTTTGGTCAACGATGGAGTGTACTCGACCCACGGGTTAATAGATGAATCATGTAGTGAATatatcaaaaacaataattgtCAAAGATACGCAATTGTTCAAGTCAATgctttttccatttttgcCACACTGAAACACTTTTTTGTGATTAAGAACTTTGAAGTCTTAGCCCCTACTAGTGAAAAGTCTCCTAATAATATTATACCAATTGATACTTATTTTCTTGAACACCCAgaagaaaattatttaacTGTGATGAAAAAATCCGAGAGTCGTGACAGAGAATCTCCAGTGCCAGGTGTCACCCCACCTCTTGCTCAGTCAACAAACAGTTTCAAATCTGAAGTAGGAGGCGGTGTTGCAGCTCAATCCAAACCAGCCGGTACTCATAGAAAGGTGTCtccaattgaaacaatttctCCGTATCAAAACAACTGGACAATCAAAGCAAGAGTTTCCTACAAGGGAGACCTTAGAACTTGGTCCAATAGCAAAGGTGAAGGTAAAGTGTTTGGTTTCAACTTATTGGATGAATCAGATGAAATAAAAGCTTCTGCATTCAACGAAACTGCTGAAAGGGCCCACAAGTTGTTAGAAGAAGGCAAGGTCTATTACATTTCCAAAGCCAGAGTTGCTGCAGCAAGAAAGAAGTTTAACACATTATCGCACCCTTATGAACTCACATTCGATAAGGATACTGAAATAACCGAATGTTTTGATGAGTCGGACGTcccaaaattgaatttcaattttgtcaAGTTAGATCAAGTCCAGAATTTGGAAGCCAATGCCATCATTGATGTTCTTGGTGCTTTAAAAACGGTTTTTCCTCCATTCCAAATTACAGCTAAATCTACTGGTAAAGTTTTTGACAGAAGAAATATACTTGTTGTAGATGAAACTGGGTTTGGGATCGAGCTTGGTTTATGGAATAACACTGCAACTGATTTTAATATTGAAGAAGGtactgttgttgctgtcAAAGGTTGCAAAGTGTCCGATTATGATGGAAGAACATTGAGCTTGACTCAAGCTGGTTCCATAATCCCAAATCCTGGCACACCTGAaagtttcaaattgaaaggTTGGTATGATAACATTGGTATCCACGAACTGTTCAAgagtttgaaaattgacaaTGCTGGTAGTGGAGGAGACAAGATCTCGCAAAGGATTTCCATTAACCAAGCCTTAGAAGAGCACTCTGGCTCAACTGAAAAGCCTGACTACTTTTCCATAAAGGCAAGTGTGACCTTCTGTAAACCAGAAAACTTTGCTTATCCAGCTTGTCCTAATTTAGTTCAAAATGCTGATGCTACCAGGCCTGCACAAGTATGTAATAAGAAATTGGTTTTCCAGGATAATGATGGTACTTGGAGATGTGAAAGATGTGCAAAGACATACGAAGAACCAACCTGGCGTTACGTTTTGAGCTGTTCTGTCACCGATAGTACGGGCCACATGTGGGTAACATTGTTTAATGATCAAGCCGAAAAGTTGCTTGGCATAGATGCAACTGAATTAgtcaagaaaaaagagCAAAAATCAGAAGTGGCAAACCAGATCATGAACAACACATTATTCAAAGAGTTTAGTTTAAGAGTTAAGGCCAAACAAGAGACatataatgatgaattgaaaacaagATACCTGGCTGCAGGAATAAATGAACTTGATTATGCAAGTGAGTCCCAatttttgatcaaaaaattggatcaactattaaaataa